The Roseomonas haemaphysalidis genome segment ATCACCCGCAGCCGCTCCTCGCCCGAGCCGGTGAACAGCCGCGCCGCCCTGCTGGGCGCGGCGGCGGAGTTGGCGCGGACGGTGCTTCCACTGCCCAAGAAGGTGCGGCTGCTCGGCGTCACGGTGTCGAACTTCGAGGAGCCCGGCGCGGCGTCGCCGCAGATGACCTTCGACTTCGGCGCCTAGACAGCGCGGAAGCGCACCGGGTCCTCGATGCCCAGCTCCGCCGCCCGGGCATCGAAGGCCGCGTCATAGACCCCGGCCAGCGGGCCGCCTTGCGCCTCGTCCAGCGCCGGCACGCCCGCTTCCAGCGCCAGGGCCATCAGGTGCGAGGCCTGGGCGGCCAGCCCGGCGGCGTGCATCGACTCCACCGCCAGCTTCGCCTCGGCCACGGCCAGCTGCCGTTCCAGCGCGGCCGACTGCCGCTCCGCCGCGTCCAGCCGCCGGCTTTGCTCGGCCAGCACGCCGCGCAGGGCGCGCAGCCGCGCGGCGGTGTCGGCCACGGCCTGTTCCATGCGCTCCTCGATCCCGCCCAGGGCATCGTCCAGAAACGGGATGGTGGCGGCGGGGGGCTGGGACATGGCGGTTCTCCGGGCGGCGCGGGGGGCCTTGTATAGGTCGGCGGCTTCGGGCGCGAAATGCCGGCGGCCGCCAACACGGCGTGATCGGCGGGCCGGCCGCTCTAGCCAAGCCGGCCGTTCTCCGGTGTCATGCTTGCCGCCACGGAACGACTGTGAGGACCGCATGCCGATCCTGGACTGGAACGGGGCCGCCGCTGTCGCGGAGGAGATCGCCGCCAGCTGGGCGGGCGGGCCGGGCGGCGCCATCGTGCTGTTCGACGTGGCCGGGCCGCGCGCCACCGCCGCCGGCGGGCTGGCGAGCGTCGAGCATGCCCTGCCCTTCACGCCCGACACGCCCAGCCGCTATGCCTCCATCAGCAAGCACCTGCTGGCCGCGACACTGCTGCTGGAGGAGATCGAGCTGCGCGCCCCGCTCGGCGTGCTGCTGGACGGGCTGCCCGGGCCGATCGGCGCGGTGCCGCTGGGGCGGGCGCTGGACATGACCGGCGCGCTGCCGGACATGATGGAGGTGCTGTGGCAGCAGGGCGTGCCCTTCACCGCCAGCCTGTCCGCCGCCGAGGTGCTGGCCGCGCTGCGGCGCCTTTCCGGCACCAACGCGCCGCCGGGCACGGAGATGGCCTATTCCAACACCGGCTGGCGGCTGGCGCAGATGGTGCTGCCGGCGCAGCGCGGCGTCGAATATGCCGAGGCCTTGAGGCGCCGGCTGACCGCCCCGCTGGCGCTGGACATCACCTTGCCGCTGGACGAGGCCGAACCCGTGCCTGGCCTGGCCACCGGCTACTGGCGGGACGGCGCCACGCTGCGGCGCGGACGCTACGGCCTGCATTTCTCCGCCTCCGGCGGGCTGGCGGGCAGCGCGGCCACGCTGGCGCGCTGGGCGGCGGCGCTGCTGGCGGGGCAAGGTCCGCTGGCGGGCATGCTGGACCGGCTGTCGGCGCCCCGCTTCTTCGCCGATGGCACGCCCAGCGCCTATCGGCTGGGGCTGGTCAGCACCAGCCTGGGCGACGCGCCGCTGCTGACCCATGGCGGCTCCCTGCCCGGCTACCGCAACCACCTGATCCTGGCACCGGAGCATGGCGCCGGCGTGGTGCTGCTCGGCAATCGCGAGGAGGAGGCCCTGTGGCCCGCATTGCAGGTAATGGCCGCCCTGCTGGGCCAGCCGATGCCGCGCCCTGCCGGCAACCCCACCGGGCTGTTTGCCACGGCGGAAGGTCCCTTCTGGGCCGAGCTGCTGCCCGGCGCCATCGGCTTCATGGGCGGGCACGAGGCCTTGGTGGAAGATGGCGCGGGCGGCTTCCGCTCGCTGCCCGCTTATCTCGACATCCGGCTGCGGCCCATGGCGGATGGCGCGCTGGAAGGCCATGTCGGCGGCGCCGCGCGGCGGCTGCTGCCCGTGCCGCCCGGGCTGGCGCTGGACCCGGGGCTCGCCGGCCGCTGGCGGGAGCCGGCATCGGGCGCCGAGCTGCTGGTGCGCCCCGACGGCACCGCGCGCCTGCCCTGGGCCGGCGGCCTGGGCGCGGAGACGGTGCTTACCCCCCTGCCCGGCGGCCGTGCCCTGGCATCGCTGGCGCATGCCATGTGGCGCCACCGCCCCTGCCTGTGGCGCGACGCGGACGGTGCCCTGCGGCTGGCCGGGCACCGCGCCCGGGTGCTGCGTTTCCTGCCCCTTGGACCGGAGGTCTCATGACGCGCTTCCGCCTCGCCCTCGCCCTGCTGGGCCTGATCCCCCTGGCATCGCCGCAGGCCCAGGATCTGCCGCCCGACCGCGTGCTGCGCGTGGCGCCGCATGCCGACCTGCGCACGCTGGACCCGGTCTTCGCCTCCATCGTCATCACCCGCATGCACGGGCTGATGATCTACGAGACGCTGTTCGCCTGGGATTCCAAGCTGCAGCCGCACCCGCAGATGGTGGACAGCTTTTCCACCGCGCCGGACGGGCTGTCCTGGACCTTCACGCTGCGCCCGGGCCTGCTGTTCCATGACGGCCAGCCGGTGACCAGCCGCGACGTGGTCGCCTCCCTGAAGCGCTGGATGGCGCGGGACACGGTGGGCGGCAAGCTGGCGGAATACGCGGCCGGGCTGGAGGTGGTGGATGCGCGCAGCTTCGTGCTGCGGCTGAACAGGCCGATGGGGCTGGTGCCCTTCGCGCTCGGCTCCGCCGTCGGGCAGATCCCGGTGATCATGCGCGAAAGCGACGCCGCCACCGACCCGATGCGGCCGGTGACGACCACCATCGGCAGCGGTCCCTTCCGCTTCAACCGCGAGGAATGGCGCAGCGGCGCGCGCGTCGTCTACGACCGCAACCCCGACTACCGCCCGCGTGCCGAGCCGGCGGACGGGCTGGCCGGCGGCCGCGTGGTGAAGCTGGACCGCGTGGAATGGACCATCATGCCGGACCCGGCGACAGCCGCGGCGGCATTGCAGGCAGGCGAGATCGACATCTGGGAACAGCCCAGCCAGGACCTGCTGCCCGTGGTGGCACGCGCCCGCGGCGTGGCGGTGGACCGCTACGCCAGCCTGCCCAACCAGGCCATGCTGCGGCCCAACCACCTGTTCCCGCCGTTCAACGACCCGCGTGCCCGTTTGGCGATGGCCCTCGCCACCGACCAGGGCGACTTCCTGGCGGCAGGCTTCGGCGACGAGCAGTGGTGGAAGCGCTGCGGGTCGTATTTCGTGTGCGGCAGCCCCAACGGCACCGAGGCCGGCGCCGAGCCCTATGCGGCGCCCGACCTGGACCGCGCCCGCCGGCTGCTGGCCGAAAGCGGCTACAAGGGCGAGCGGGTGGTGCTGAACTCCTCCTACGACATCGCGCCGATCGGCCGCATGGCGGAGGTCGCGGCGGAATCGCTCCGCAGGATCGGCATGAACGTGGACCTGCAGTTCGCCGACTGGGGCACCGTGACCACGCGGCAGGCCAACCGGGGCCCGGTGTCGGAGGGCGGCTGGAACCTGTTCGTCACCACCGCCTCGGGCGCCACCATGCAGTCGCCCGTCACCAACATCGGCACCAACATGGGCTGCGACCGCGCCTGGTCCGGCTGGCCCTGCGACGGGGAAGCCGAGCGCCTGCGCGGCGCCGTGGTGGACGCGCCGGACGAGGCCGCGCGGCAGGCCGCGACGGCAGCGCTGCACCGCCGGCTGGCGGAGGTGCAGCCCTACCGCGTGCTGGGGCAATACGACCAGCCCTATGCCCGCCGCGCCAACGTGTCCGGCGTGCTGAACGCCCCGGTCATGGTGTTCTGGAACATCGAGAAGAAGTAACGGCTTTCGCTGATAGCCGGGAAGGGTCGGCGCCCCTCCCGGCCCGTATCAGGCCGCGCCGATCCCATCCAGCGCCGCCACCGCGTCCTCCGGCAGGTGCAGTTCCGCCGCCGCGAGGTTTTCCCGCAGATGCGCGACGGAGGAGGTGCCGGGGATCAGCAGGATGTTCGGCGCGCGCCGCAGCAGCCAGGCCAGGGCCACCTGCATGGGCGTGGCGCCCAGCCGCGCCGCCACGCCGGTCAGCGCCGAGGATTGCAGCGGGCTGAAGCCGCCCAGCGGAAAGAACGGCACGAAGGGGATGCCGTCACGGGCCAATTCGTCGATCAACGCGTCGTCGCCGCGATGCGCCAGGTTGTACTGGTTCTGCACGCAGGCGATCTCGCAGATGCGGCGTCCTTCCGCGACCTGCGCGGGCGTGACGTTGCTGAGCCCGATGTGGCGCACCAGCCCCTGCCGCTGCAGCTCGGCCAGCACGGACAGCGGCGCTTCCAGCGACCCCTCGGCCGGGCCGTGCACGCTGAACATGCTGCGCAGGTTGACCACCTCCAGCACGTCCAGGCCCAGGTTGCGCAGGTTGTCGTGCACTGCCTTTGTCAGCTCCTCGCGCGAGAAGGCCGGCAGCCAGGCACCCTTGTCGTCCCGCCGCGCGCCGATCTTGGTGACCAGGGTGAGCCCGGCGGGATACGGCGCCAGCGCCTCGCGGATCAGCTGGTTGGTGACGTGCGGGCCGTAGAAGTCGCTGGTGTCGATGTGGTCCACGCCGCCTTCCACCGCCGCCCGCAGCACGGCGATCGCCGCGTCGCGGTTTCGCGGCGGGCCGAATACGCCGGGGCCGGCGAGTTGCATGGCGCCGAAGCCGAGCCGGCTGACGTCGCGGCCGCCGAGCGTGAAGCGGCCGGCCTTGCTGAGCAGGGTCATGGGTTTCTCCTGTGGGTGCCGTGAAGCTAGGCCCTGTCCCGGCGCGCGATAACGGGGCAGAATCGGCACGCCCCGTGCGGAATGGCGAACAATGCAGGCTGACCTTGGCGACCTCCAGGCCTTTCTCGCGGTCGCCCGCGCCGGCGGCTTCCGCGAGGCGGCGCGCGCGGCGGGCGCCAGCGCCTCGGGGCTGAGCGAGGCGGTGCGCCGGCTGGAAACCCGGCTTGGCGTGCGGCTGCTGCACCGGACCACGCGCAGCGTCGCGCCCACGGAAGCCGGCGCGCGGCTGCTGGAGCGGCTCGGCCCGGCGCTGGGCGAGGTGGCGGCGGCGATGGACGTGGTCAATGGGTTCCGCGACCGGCCGGCGGGCACGCTGCGGCTGAACGTGCCGGTCAGCGCGGCCCGGCTGGTGCTGCCCCGGATCGTGCCGCCGTTCCTGTCCGCCTTTCCCGAGATCCGCCTGGAGGTGATCGCGGAAGACAGCTTCGTGGATGTGCTGGCCGCCGGCTGCGACGCCGGCATCCGCTACGACGAGCGCCTGGAGCAGGACATGATCGCGGTGCCCATCGGGCCGCGCCTGCAGCGCTTCGCCACCGCGGCATCGCCCGCCTACCTGCACCGCCACGGCCGGCCCGCCCACCCGCGCGACCTGCTGGGCCATGCCTGCCTGCGCAGCCGCTTCAGCAGCGGCGCCATGCCCGTGTGGGAATTCGAGCGCGACGGCGAGGTGGTGCGCGTGGACCCGGCCGGGCCGCTGCTGGTCAACGCCGGCGCGGCAACGGACCTGGCCGTGGAGGCCGCCATCGCCGGCACCGGCGTCGTCGCGCTGTTCGAGGACTGGCTGCGCCCGCACCTCGACAGCGGCGCGCTGGAGCCGGTGCTGGAGCCCTGGTGGCCGTGCTTTTCCGGCCCTTTCCTGTATTACCCGGGGCGGCGCCTGGTGCCGGCGCCGCTGCGCGCCTTCATCGACTTCGTGCGCGCTTCCGCGGCCGGGTCGGACTCGCCGTCACGCTCCGCCGCGCACAGCTTCTCCACCGACGCCTCGTAGGCCTTGGCGTCGATCTTGCGCAGCGAGTTCTCGCTCTGGTAGCGCACGGTGCCGAAGACAGGCCGCCGCGCCCAGGGGCGGTCGTGCAGCCCGTAGACCCAGGCGACGTTGGTGAAGGAATTGGCGTCCCGCCCGTCCAGGAAATACCGGTTGTTGATGCGCAGCGTACGCTCGAAGCCCTGCTCCGGCGTATCCGACCATTCCAGGATCTTCTTGCCCCAGTACATGCGCAGGTGGTTATGCATGTATCCGGTTTCCCGCATCTCGGCCATCGACACGTTCCAGTAGTGGTCGTGCGTCTTGCCTTCGCACAGCTCCTCGTCGCTGTAGCGGTGCGGGCGCTTGTCCTTGGCGTGCTCCTGCAGCGCCCCGCGCGCCCAGGCGGGGACAGCCTTGTCGTAGCGGTCGTAACCCTCGGTATAGTGCACGTGGTTCATCGCCAGCTCGCGGCGCACCACCACTTCCTCGATAAAGGCGGTGCGGTCCTCGTCCTTGCCACCCTTCGCGGCCTGCACGGCCAGCACGATCTCCACCGGCGAGATCTGGCCGAAATGCAGGTAGGGGCTCATGTGCGACGCGGCGCCGGCCTCGGGCTTGCCGCGCTCGGCGCCGTAGTTGCGGAACGGACCGGCGAGATAGGCCTTCAACAGCCGGCGCGCCTCCGTTTCTCCACCGCGGAAGCGCCGCACCGGGGAAACATCGCGGTCCAGCGTCATGCCCGCCAGCACCGCCGCCGGGTCGGACATGTCCATGCCCTTGAGCGACAATCCTGCCGCGCTATGCTTCACCTTCACGGGGCTGATGTCGTGCAGGAAGTCGGCCATGCGGCGGCCGATCTTGGGGCGCAGGGTGCGGGCCGCGTGCTCGTGCTTGTCGGACGCGACCTCCACCGGCACCACCACGTCGCCTTCCACCTGCACCACGCGCAGCTTGGCGCTCTTCAGGATCTCCGCGTACCACTGCTTCTGGATGGCCAGGTAGCCGCGGTCCAGCACCAGCAGCGCGGCGCGCTTGGACAAGTCGATGGCCACCTCGGCCGGCGAACCCTTGCGTGCCACGAATGCGATGCCCCGCTTGGCCAGCCCCGCGGCGGCATCCGCCAGCCCTTCCAGCAGAAAGGCGTAGTGGCGGGCATTGGCTTCGGGAAAGCCGTTGGAGCCGTCGAGCAACCCGAAACAGGCGACCACCGGCAGGCCCAGGCGGTTCGCCTCCTCCACCGCCAGCTCCAGCGCCGGGTTGCACCGCGACCGGTTCGCCTGCTGCAGCAGGCACAACACGTAGTCGGCCCCGTCGCGCGGCTCCGCCTCATGCAGTACGCGGATTCGCTCCGCCTCGATCCTCGCCAATCCCGCCCCCTGCCATCAGTACCAGGGAAGGCAGATATGGCCGATCTGCCTGCCGACAACCCGTCGTCGGCGCGGGGCCGGCGGCAAAAGCCACCATGCCACCCTTCGCCGTTTTGGTGCGTTTCACCCGCAACGTCGATCGGGAGCGATGAAGCATGGCAGCGTGGGTGGCAGAACCGGAGGGCCTTCTGGCCGCGCAGCTGACCGAATGCGTTTCGCGGTCCGGCGGCATGGTGTTCCTGGCCCGCAGCGAGGCCCGTGCCGGCCGCCTGGCCCGTGCCGCCGCCGCCCTGGCCCCCAGGCTCCGCGTGGTCCTGCTTCCGGGCTGGGACTGCCTGCCCTACGACCGCGGCTCGCCTTCGCGGCAAAGCATGGGACTGCGCATGGCCGCGCTGCGGGCCCTGTCGGCTGGCACGGACGAGCCGGTCCTGCTGTTCGCCGGCATCGAGGCCGCGACCCAGCGCCTGCCGCCGCCCGGGGCGCTGGCGGAACTGAGGTTCCGCACTGGCGACGCCTTTGACGAGGCGGCGGCGGCGCGCCGCCTGGCGCAGCTCGGCTACATGCTGGACGACCGGGTGGACGAGCCGGGTGAGGCGGCGCTGCACGGCAGCGTGCTGGATGTGTTTCCCCCCGGCGACGGCGTGCTGCCTTGCCGCATCGAGCACGAGGATGGCCGGATCCTATCGATCCGGCGCTATGACCCGCTGACCCAGCGCAGCGTGGACGAACCCGAGGACGGCGTGACGCTCGGCCCCGCCTCCGAGGTGGTCTGGCCCGAGGATGCGACGGAGCACCACGCCCAGGGCATCGAGCATGCCCTGCCCGACATCTACCCCACGCTGGTCGCCGTGTTCGACCTGTTGCCCGGCGCCGCCGTGCTGGCCGACCCGGAGGTGGAGGAGCTGCGCGTGCAGCGCGGCGCCGAGGTGGCCGACGCATTCCGATCCCG includes the following:
- a CDS encoding serine hydrolase domain-containing protein — its product is MPILDWNGAAAVAEEIAASWAGGPGGAIVLFDVAGPRATAAGGLASVEHALPFTPDTPSRYASISKHLLAATLLLEEIELRAPLGVLLDGLPGPIGAVPLGRALDMTGALPDMMEVLWQQGVPFTASLSAAEVLAALRRLSGTNAPPGTEMAYSNTGWRLAQMVLPAQRGVEYAEALRRRLTAPLALDITLPLDEAEPVPGLATGYWRDGATLRRGRYGLHFSASGGLAGSAATLARWAAALLAGQGPLAGMLDRLSAPRFFADGTPSAYRLGLVSTSLGDAPLLTHGGSLPGYRNHLILAPEHGAGVVLLGNREEEALWPALQVMAALLGQPMPRPAGNPTGLFATAEGPFWAELLPGAIGFMGGHEALVEDGAGGFRSLPAYLDIRLRPMADGALEGHVGGAARRLLPVPPGLALDPGLAGRWREPASGAELLVRPDGTARLPWAGGLGAETVLTPLPGGRALASLAHAMWRHRPCLWRDADGALRLAGHRARVLRFLPLGPEVS
- a CDS encoding ABC transporter substrate-binding protein — protein: MTRFRLALALLGLIPLASPQAQDLPPDRVLRVAPHADLRTLDPVFASIVITRMHGLMIYETLFAWDSKLQPHPQMVDSFSTAPDGLSWTFTLRPGLLFHDGQPVTSRDVVASLKRWMARDTVGGKLAEYAAGLEVVDARSFVLRLNRPMGLVPFALGSAVGQIPVIMRESDAATDPMRPVTTTIGSGPFRFNREEWRSGARVVYDRNPDYRPRAEPADGLAGGRVVKLDRVEWTIMPDPATAAAALQAGEIDIWEQPSQDLLPVVARARGVAVDRYASLPNQAMLRPNHLFPPFNDPRARLAMALATDQGDFLAAGFGDEQWWKRCGSYFVCGSPNGTEAGAEPYAAPDLDRARRLLAESGYKGERVVLNSSYDIAPIGRMAEVAAESLRRIGMNVDLQFADWGTVTTRQANRGPVSEGGWNLFVTTASGATMQSPVTNIGTNMGCDRAWSGWPCDGEAERLRGAVVDAPDEAARQAATAALHRRLAEVQPYRVLGQYDQPYARRANVSGVLNAPVMVFWNIEKK
- a CDS encoding aldo/keto reductase family oxidoreductase, encoding MTLLSKAGRFTLGGRDVSRLGFGAMQLAGPGVFGPPRNRDAAIAVLRAAVEGGVDHIDTSDFYGPHVTNQLIREALAPYPAGLTLVTKIGARRDDKGAWLPAFSREELTKAVHDNLRNLGLDVLEVVNLRSMFSVHGPAEGSLEAPLSVLAELQRQGLVRHIGLSNVTPAQVAEGRRICEIACVQNQYNLAHRGDDALIDELARDGIPFVPFFPLGGFSPLQSSALTGVAARLGATPMQVALAWLLRRAPNILLIPGTSSVAHLRENLAAAELHLPEDAVAALDGIGAA
- a CDS encoding LysR family transcriptional regulator, with translation MQADLGDLQAFLAVARAGGFREAARAAGASASGLSEAVRRLETRLGVRLLHRTTRSVAPTEAGARLLERLGPALGEVAAAMDVVNGFRDRPAGTLRLNVPVSAARLVLPRIVPPFLSAFPEIRLEVIAEDSFVDVLAAGCDAGIRYDERLEQDMIAVPIGPRLQRFATAASPAYLHRHGRPAHPRDLLGHACLRSRFSSGAMPVWEFERDGEVVRVDPAGPLLVNAGAATDLAVEAAIAGTGVVALFEDWLRPHLDSGALEPVLEPWWPCFSGPFLYYPGRRLVPAPLRAFIDFVRASAAGSDSPSRSAAHSFSTDAS